Proteins encoded together in one Bos indicus isolate NIAB-ARS_2022 breed Sahiwal x Tharparkar chromosome 3, NIAB-ARS_B.indTharparkar_mat_pri_1.0, whole genome shotgun sequence window:
- the STK40 gene encoding serine/threonine-protein kinase 40: MKRRASDRGAGETSARAKALGSGISGNNAKRAGPFILGPRLGNSPVPSIVQCLARKDGTDDFYQLKILTLEERGDQGIESQEERQGKMLLHTEYSLLSLLHTQDGVVHHHGLFQDRTCEVVEDAESNRMVKKMKKRICLVLDCLCAHDFSDKTADLINLQHYVIKEKRLSERETVVIFYDVVRVVEALHQKNVVHRDLKLGNMVLSKRTHRITITNFCLGKHLVSEGDLLKDQRGSPAYISPDVLSGRPYRGKPSDMWALGVVLFTMLYGQFPFYDSIPQELFRKIKAAEYTIPEDGRVSENTVCLIRKLLVLDPQQRLAAADVLEALSSIIASWQSLSSLSGPLQVVPDIDDQMSNADSSQEAKVTEECSQYEFENYMRQQLLLAEEKSSVHEARSWVPKRQSGAGVPPVRRLGHDAQPVNPLDAAILAQRYLRK; the protein is encoded by the exons ATGAAGCGGAGAGCAtcagacagaggagctggggaaaCGTCGGCCAGGGCGAAGGCTCTaggaagtgggatttctggaaaTAATGCCAAGAGAGCTGGACCATTCATCCTGG GTCCCCGTCTGGGCAACTCACCTGTGCCAAGCATCGTGCAGTGCTTGGCGAGGAAGGATGGCACGGATGACTTCTATCAGCTGAAG ATCCTCACCCTTGAGGAGAGGGGCGACCAAGGAATTGAAAGCCAAGAGGAGAGGCAAGGCAAGATGCTGCTGCACACCGAGTACTCCCTACTCTCCCTCCTCCACACGCAGGACGGGGTGGTTCACCACCATGGGCTCTTCCAG GACCGCACCTGTGAAGTGGTTGAGGATGCCGAATCCAACCGAATGGTTAAGAAGATGAAGAAGCGCATCTGCCTCGTCCTTGACTGCCTCTGCGCGCACGACTTCAGCGACAAGACGGCCGACCTGATCAACCTGCAGCATTACGTCATCAAGGAGAAGAGGCTCAGTGAGCGGGAGACCGTGGTCATCTTCTACGACGTGGTGCGCGTGGTGGAGGCCCTGCACCAG AAGAACGTCGTGCACAGAGACCTGAAGCTGGGGAACATGGTGCTCAGTAAGAG GACGCATCGGATAACCATCACCAACTTCTGCCTCGGGAAGCATCTCGTGAGCGAGGGGGACCTCTTGAAGGACCAGCGGGGGAGCCCTGCCTACATCAGTCCAGACGTGCTCAGCG GCCGGCCGTACCGGGGCAAGCCCAGCGACATGTGGGCCCTGGGCGTGGTACTGTTCACCATGCTCTATGGCCAGTTCCCCTTCTACGACAGCATCCCGCAGGAGCTCTTCCGCAAGATCAAGGCCGCCGAGTACACCATCCCCGA GGACGGACGGGTTTCTGAGAACACGGTGTGTCTCATCCGGAAACTGCTCGTCCTCGACCCCCAGCAGCGCCTGGCCGCCGCCGACGTCCTGGAGGCCCTCAGTTCCATCATCGCGTCGTG GCAGTCCCTGTCTTCTCTGAGCGGGCCTCTGCAGGTGGTTCCTGACATCGACGACCAAATGAGCAACGCAGACAGCTCCCAGGAG GCGAAGGTGACAGAGGAGTGCTCTCAGTACGAGTTTGAGAACTACATgcggcagcagctgctgctggccGAGGAGAAGAGCTCCGTGCACGAGGCCCGCAGCTGGGTGCCCAAGCGGCAGTCGGGGGCAGGGGTGCCGCCCGTGCGCCGGCTGGGCCACGACGCACAGCCTGTGAACCCCCTGGACGCAGCCATTCTGGCCCAGCGCTACCTGCGGAAATAG
- the EVA1B gene encoding protein eva-1 homolog B, with amino-acid sequence MDAPRRDMELLSNSLAAYAHIRANPESFGLYFVLGVCFGLLLTLCLLVISISCAPRPRPRGPAPRRDLRSSTLEAEDDEEEDDDEEDTVTRLGPDDTLPGPELSTEPDGPLSVNVFTSAEELERAQRLEERERILREIWRTGQPDLLGTGTLGPSPTGTGTLGRMHYY; translated from the exons ATGGATGCCCCTCGAAGGGACATGGAGTTGCTCAGCAACAGCCTGGCGGCCTACGCGCACATCCGCG CTAACCCTGAGAGCTTTGGCCTCTACTTCGTGCTGGGCGTCTGCTTTGGGCTGCTCCTCACCCTGTGCCTGCTAGTCATCAGCATCTCCTGTGCACCCCGCCCGCggccccgcggccccgccccgcgccgggACCTCCGCAGCAGCACCCTGGAGGCCGAGGATGACGAGGAGGAGGACGACGACGAGGAGGACACGGTGACGCGGCTGGGCCCCGACGACACGCTGCCGGGCCCCGAGCTGTCCACGGAGCCCGACGGGCCCCTGAGCGTCAATGTCTTCACTTCCGCGGAGGAGCTGGAGCGGGCACAGCGGCTGGAGGAACGGGAACGGATTCTTCGAGAGATCTGGCGCACCGGACAGCCGGACCTGCTGGGCACTGGCACGCTGGGGCCCAGCCCCACGGGCACGGGCACCCTGGGCCGCATGCACTATTACTGA